A section of the Phaseolus vulgaris cultivar G19833 chromosome 8, P. vulgaris v2.0, whole genome shotgun sequence genome encodes:
- the LOC137824172 gene encoding phosphatidylinositol:ceramide inositolphosphotransferase 1 has protein sequence MSFYIGREASKLWKRICAEATTEINLLAENWKYLLAGIVFQYIHGLAARGVHYLHRPGPTLQDLGFILLPELGQEKAYISETLFTFIFLSFVLWTFHPFIFKSKKIYTVLIWCRVLCFLVASQALRIVTFYATQLPGPNYHCREGSKLATLPRPDSVFEVLLINFPRGVIYGCGDLIFSSHMIFTLVFVLTYQRYGTRRCIKQLGWTLSVCQSLLIIASRKHYTVDVVVAWYTVNLVVFFVDKKLPELPDRTNAAATLLLPLSTKDNKDGRTKEENHKLLNGNSVVDPADWRQRTQANGKILEDGHTNHADTAMNGA, from the exons ATGTCGTTTTACATTGGTCGCGAGGCTTCAAAG CTATGGAAGAGAATTTGCGCGGAGGCAACCACCGAGATCAACCTCCTTGCGGAGAATTGGAAGTACCTTCTCGCGGGTATTGTTTTTCAG TACATTCACGGTTTGGCTGCACGAGGAGTTCATTATTTACATAGGCCTGGCCCTACTCTACAGGATCTTGGATTCATCCTTCTTCCG GAGCTTGGGCAAGAAAAAGCTTACATTAGTGAAACACTGTttacctttatttttttatcctttgtCCTT TGGACATTTCATCCTTTTATATTCAAGAGCAAAAAGATCTACACGGTTCTAATATGGTGCAGGGTTCTATGCTTCTTAGTT GCTTCCCAAGCTCTTCGCATAGTGACATTTTATGCTACTCAGCTTCCTGGTCCAAACTACCACTGTCGGGAG GGGTCTAAACTTGCTACCCTGCCTCGCCCAGATAGTGTCTTTGAAGTCCTCTTGATTAATT TTCCACGTGGCGTGATATATGGATGTGGTGATTTGATATTTTCATCACACATGATCTTTACTCTTGTCTTTGTTCTTACATATCAAAGATATGGCACACGAAG ATGTATAAAACAGCTAGGGTGGACTCTTTCTGTGTGTCAGTCTCTTTTGATAATAGCATCACGCAAACATTACACGGTTGATGTAGTTGTTGCCTG GTATACTGTTAATTTAGTGGTATTTTTTGTCGACAAAAAATTACCAG AATTACCAGACCGGACAAATGCTGCAGCAACCTTGCTGCTACCATTAAGCACCAAGGACAACAAAGATGGCAGGACCAAAGAAGAGAACCACAAGTTGTTGAATGGGAATTCTGTTGTTGACCCTGCAGATTGG AGGCAGAGAACTCAAGCAAATGGTAAGATTCTGGAAGATGGCCATACAAACCATGCTGACACTGCAATGAATGGTGCATAG
- the LOC137824598 gene encoding protein MAIN-LIKE 2-like produces MSLLVNFADHVVVKLWDGEDRGELKLVSHGRKFRKFGMPRAEIEVLIQNSGLFSLCNISYEVGDRGLISAFVERWHAETNSFHLPIGEMTITLDDVSSLLHLPILGQFPTYVPLEYNGAATILTELLGVEEAHGKAEMRQCRGVHVQLSWLRDIYAECCAQEAWECAARAYLLHVVGCTIFADKSATSVSVSYLLLFNNLRMCSGYAWGAATLTHLYEQLKDVSYFNTKQLGSYVTLVQAWIYEHFSGMGRRDINPSYDEVHPRAARYIVAHQICVVGDVRVQLDGLTHDDVIWTPYEDHRLSRPFETIYLFSGHLRLGSLSQRHMPESVLRQFGYEQSIPPSPMPTESPGAHVIDQRWLRFDHHLVTGLTAASSPSACVPEYMSWFRTVSHPYIRRGELGDRPSVVPCRRLRSPNVEQAGLSSQDERAHSGIFRRIVSIHQRMIDCRQVTEGTDTYESTETALHLARSVTDDGAVYTRRSRNVRGRR; encoded by the exons ATGTCTTTGCTGGTAAATTTTGCTGACCATGTTGTTGTTAAGCTTTGGGATGGTGAG GATCGGGGAGAACTTAAATTGGTATCCCACGGTAGGAAATTCCGTAAATTTGGGATGCCTCGTGCTGAGATTGAAGTTCTTATACAAAATTCTGGATTATTTAGTCTTTGCAATATAAGCTATGAGGTGGGGGACAGGGGGTTGATTTCAGCCTTTGTTGAAAGGTGGCATGCTGAGACAAACTCCTTCCACCTTCCCATAGGTGAGATGACCATCACACTTGATGATGTGTCATCTCTTTTACACCTCCCCATTTTGGGTCAATTCCCTACGTATGTGCCCTTAGAGTACAACGGAGCTGCAACTATTTTAACTGAGTTATTAGGGGTGGAGGAGGCTCATGGGAAGGCTGAGATGAGGCAGTGTCGAGGCGTCCACGTACAATTGAGTTGGCTTCGAGATATATATGCGGAATGTTGCGCTCAAGAGGCTTGGGAGTGTGCTGCTAGAGCTTACTTGTTGCATGTGGTTGGATGCACTATTTTTGCAGATAAAAGTGCCACATCTGTATCTGTTTCGTACTTGTTGTTATTCAACAATCTTCGTATGTGCAGTGGATACGCATGGGGAGCAGCAACACTTACACATCTATATGAGCAGTTGAAGGATGTCTCCTACTTTAACACAAAGCAGTTGGGCAGTTATGTGACACTTGTTCAG GCATGGATTTATGAGCACTTCTCGGGCATGGGAAGAAGGGATATTAATCCCTCATATGACGAGGTACATCCGCGGGCAGCACGATACATTGTTGCCCATCAGATTTGTGTGGTTGGTGATGTGCGGGTGCAGTTGGATGGGCTCACACACGATGACGTCATCTGGACTCCATATGAGGACCACAGATTGAGCAGGCCATTTGAGACCATTTATTTATTCTCGGGTCACCTACGATTGGGCAGCTTATCACAGAGACATATGCCCGAGAGTGTGTTGCGCCAATTTGGCTACGAGCAGAGCATTCCACCATCACCGATGCCGACTGAGAGTCCTGGTGCACATGTCATTGATCAAAGGTGGTTGCGATTTGATCACCACTTGGTGACAGGTTTGACAGCTGCTTCTAGTCCATCTGCATGTGTTCCTGAGTACATGTCTTGGTTCAGGACGGTGTCACACCCATACATTCGCAGAGGTGAGCTTGGAGATCGACCCAGTGTTGTACCATGTCGTCGCCTTCGTAGTCCAAATGTTGAGCAGGCAGGTCTCTCGTCTCAAGATGAGCGTGCACATTCG GGTATATTTAGACGCATTGTTAGTATTCACCAACGCATGATAGATTGTCGTCAGGTCACTGAAGGCACTGACACATATGAGAGTACAGAGACAGCACTGCATTTAGCCCGAAGCGTGACAGATGACGGGGCGGTGTACACTAGACGATCACGTAATGTTCGTGGACGTCgttga
- the LOC137824597 gene encoding uncharacterized protein, with protein MDMEVELITKRSDEVEMIYMEELMNYVHQHELFEEDYGTHFTTDEVFPSREDLLEWVRRVAYRLGFVIVIIRSDIANGKQGRKTYVLLGCERGGSYRKYKDGLEVTVTVGHPYASRLKANEHSMLVDMTKNMVKPSSILRTLKENNEDNMTTIKQVYNARYSYKRSVRGPRTELQQLMMLLDRDNYLHWSTCHESSNIVSDIFWTHSDAVKLLNAFNIVFLMDMTYKTNKYRLPLLEIVGVTCIGLSFSAGYAFLSSEKEKNFIWALQKFRGSLLTSHVGPEVIVCDRDLALMNAINIVFPKARNLLCRFHINKNVKAKCKMLVDSVEAWEVVMDSWRTIIDCTDIAQFDEFVKSFETICSPWPLLVEYVKNTWIIPHKEKFVKCWTDSLMHLGNTTSNRVESAHWSLKRILQNSMGDLCSCWDAIKHVIILQHNEIKASFEMSLHVIGHTFNVQLYKMLVGFVSKHALVLIAEEFDWVNDVGFDTECCGCVLRRTHGLPCACQLARYAMGVIPLNEVHVMWTRLSFSDLSECDSSSELSIQQEWDAILSRFKQVDMCGKVTIKNKLREIAYPDMTTLCAPLNVVKTKGSQKSQTNKFQRSTKRIPSYFEHVDRIHIVNDSSSSLKTPKGKVKVTANTNAIPMLNQFHPKCHPYILDVIDVKADGHCGFRAIASLLGMGEESWPLIRMDLFKEISQWREEYATLLGGHQRVEHIKRSLLVDELSVTSVDKWMTIPDMGYLIASRHNIILIKIK; from the exons ATGGACATGGAGGTTGAATTGATTACAAAAAGATCGGATGAAGTAGAAATGATATATAtggaagaattaatgaattatGTGCATCAACATGAATTATTTGAAGAGGATTATGGTACTCATTTTACAACAGATGAG GTTTTTCCTTCGCGAGAAGACTTACTTGAATGGGTCCGTAGGGTTGCTTATAGACTTGGTTTTGTTATTGTCATTATTAGGTCTGACATAGCAAATGGGAAGCAAGGGAGAAAAACATATGTCTTGTTAGGTTGTGAAAGGGGGGGTAGTTACAGAAAGTATAAGGATGGTTTGGAGGTTACTGTAACTG TTGGTCATCCATATGCGAGCAGATTAAAAGCGAATGAACATTCCATGCTTGTTGATATGACTAAAAACATGGTTAAACCGAGTAGCATACTACGTACTTTGAAGGAGAATAATGAGGATAATATGACAACAATAAAGCAAGTATACAATGCAAGATACTCATACAAGAGATCAGTTAGAGGACCACGAACTGAATTACAACAATTAATGATGTTGTTAGACCGTGACAACTATCTTCATTGGAGTACGTGTCATGAGTCTTCCAATATTGttagtgatattttttggaCTCATTCTGATGCTGTGAAACTTTTGAATGCATTTAACATTGTATTCTTGATGGATATGacttacaaaacaaacaagtatCGACTGCCTTTGCTTGAGATTGTTGGTGTGACTTGTATAGGTTTGTCCTTTTCTGCTGGTTATGCATTCTTATCTAGCGAGAAGGAAAAGAACTTCATATGGGCACTACAAAAATTTAGAGGGTCACTTTTGACATCGCATGTGGGGCCTGAAGTCATTGTTTGTGATAGAGATCTTGCTTTGATGAATGCCATCAATATTGTGTTTCCTAAAGCAAGAAACCTTCTTTGTCGGTTTCATATCAATAAGAATGTTAAAGCAAAGTGTAAAATGTTGGTTGATTCTGTTGAGGCTTGGGAAGTTGTGATGGATTCATGGAGGACTATAATTGATTGTACAGATATTGCTCAATTTGATGAGTTTGTTAAAAGTTTTGAAACTATTTGTTCACCGTGGCCATTACTTGTTGAATATGTGAAGAACACATGGATTATTCCGCACAAAGAAAAATTTGTAAAGTGTTGGACAGATTCATTAATGCATTTGGGAAATACAACATCAAACAG GGTTGAATCAGCTCATTGGTCTTTGAAACGAATATTACAAAATAGCATGGGAGACTTGTGTTCATGTTGGGATGCTATCAAGCATGTTATTATACTTCAACATAATGAAATCAAGGCATCCTTTGAAATGAGTCTACATGTGATAGGACACACATTCAATGTGCAGTTGTACAAGATGTTGGTTGGCTTTGTATCTAAACATGCTTTGGTTCTCATTGCTGAAGAGTTTGATTGGGTCAATGATGTGGGGTTTGATACTGAATGTTGTGGATGTGTACTTAGACGGACTCACGGATTACCATGTGCTTGTCAATTAGCCAGATATGCTATGGGTGTCATTCCTCTTAATGAAGTTCATGTTATGTGGACGAGACTAAGCTTTTCAGATTTATCTGAATGTGATTCATCATCTGAGTTGTCAATTCAACAAGAATGGGATGCCATTCTATCCCGGTTCAAACAGGTTGACATGTGTGGCAAAGTGACAATTAAAAACAAGTTGCGTGAAATTGCCTACCCAGACATGACAACATTATGTGCACCACTTAATGTAGTCAAGACAAAAGGATCCCAAAAGagtcaaacaaacaaatttcAGAGGTCTACAAAACGCATCCCGTCATATTTTGAGCATGTAGATCGCATCCATATTGTAAATGATAGCTCATCATCTTTGAAGACTCCTAAGGGAAAGGTTAAGGTGACGGCCAACACCAATGCAATTCCCATGCTTAATCAATTTCATCCGAAATGTCACCCTTATATTTTGGATGTAATAGATGTTAAAGCAGATGGACATTGTGGGTTTCGTGCTATTGCCTCCTTGTTAGGGATGGGTGAAGAGTCATGGCCACTTATTAGAATGGATTTATTCAAAGAAATATCTCAGTGGCGTGAAGAATACGCAACATTATTAGGTGGTCATCAACGGGTAGAACATATCAAGAGATCCCTACTAGTGGATGAGTTGTCAGTG ACTAGTGTTGACAAATGGATGACAATACCGGATATGGGATACTTAATAGCAAGCAGACACAATATTATCTTA ataaaaataaaatag
- the LOC137824599 gene encoding uncharacterized protein produces the protein MDQVSVLVALHSQVTSVPVFNGLIFSDWSEKVQFHLGVLDLDLAIRIEKPASITDESSNEEKAHYRAWEKSNRLSLMFMRTSIANNIKSALPETENAKEFMKFVEERSQTADKSLARTLMSTLITMKFDGSRTMHEHVIEMTNIAARLKSLGMAVDDNFLVQFILNSLPSEYGPFQMNYNTMKDKWNMHELHSMLVQEETRLKNRGNHSIHYVNNQGAGKKVFKKHGKGKGPLKINDSSTKLQKKNDKCQFCKKAGHFQKDCLKRKAWFEKKGIPFNLNHKAK, from the exons atggatcaag TATCTGTTCTTGTAGCCTTACATTCGCAAGTTACGTCTGTTCCAGTCTTTAATGGTCTAATTTTTTCTGACTGGAGTGAAAAAGTCCAATTTCACTTAGGTGTATTGGATCTTGATTTGGCCATTCGAATCGAGAAACCTGCATCTATTACAGATGAAAGTAGCAATGAGGAGAAAGCTCATTATAGGGCTTGGGAAAAGTCAAACAGACTTAGCCTGATGTTTATGCGGACGAGTATAGCAAACAATATTAAGTCTGCTCTTCCCGAAACCGAGAATGCAAAAGAATTCATGAAGTTTGTGGAAGAGCGCTCTCAAACAGCTGATAAGTCTCTTGCTAGGACATTAATGAGTACATTAATCACCATGAAATTTGATGGTTCTCGTACTATGCACGAACATGTCATTGAAATGACTAATATTGCGGCAAGACTTAAGTCTCTGGGAATGGCAGTGGATGACAATTTTCTCGTACAATTCATTTTGAACTCTTTACCGTCTGAGTATGGTCCTTTCCAGATGAACTATAACACTATGAAAGATAAGTGGAATATGCATGAATTGCATAGCATGCTAGTTCAAGAAGAGACTAGATTGAAGAATCGAGGAAACCACTCCATACATTATGTGAACAATCAAGGAGCTGGAAAGAAAGTCTTCAAGAAACATGGAAAGGGTAAAGGACCACTGAAGATAAATGACTCCTCTACTAAGCTCCAGAAGAAGAATGACAAATGTCAATTTTGCAAGAAAGCTGGACATTTCCAAAAGGATTGTCTGAAACGTAAGGCTTGGTTTGAAAAGAAGG GGATTCCTTTCAACCTGAACCATAAAgccaaatga